The Anoxybacillus flavithermus genome has a segment encoding these proteins:
- a CDS encoding phosphate transport system regulatory protein PhoU: MSVREKFDYDLQTLRDQLLQLGSLAEIALTQSFEALKTKNSDLALQVLENDTKIDLLDEEINDFAILLIAKQQPVAIDLRRIIVAIKIATDVERMADFAVNIAKSAIRIGEQPFVISLNKLEKMHEIAVNMLSLTLKAYYEEDVVTAKKVADMDDEVDRLYGETIRELLERTKAHPDAMSQITQLSFTARYIERIADHATNIAENVFYLVKGRHYDLND, translated from the coding sequence ATGTCTGTACGTGAGAAATTTGATTACGATTTACAAACGTTGCGCGATCAATTATTACAGCTCGGAAGTCTCGCTGAAATCGCATTAACTCAGTCATTTGAAGCGTTAAAAACAAAAAATAGCGATTTAGCATTGCAAGTGCTCGAGAACGATACAAAAATTGATTTACTTGATGAGGAAATCAACGATTTTGCGATTTTACTAATTGCAAAACAACAACCTGTTGCGATCGATTTACGCCGCATTATTGTGGCGATTAAAATTGCAACGGACGTTGAAAGAATGGCAGACTTTGCTGTCAACATTGCGAAATCGGCTATTCGAATCGGCGAACAGCCATTTGTTATTTCATTAAATAAATTAGAAAAAATGCATGAAATCGCAGTAAATATGCTTTCGTTAACGTTAAAAGCGTATTACGAAGAAGATGTCGTTACAGCGAAGAAAGTGGCTGACATGGACGATGAAGTCGATCGTTTGTACGGCGAAACGATTCGGGAGTTGCTCGAGCGCACAAAAGCACATCCAGATGCGATGTCGCAAATTACTCAGCTTTCGTTTACCGCACGTTACATTGAACGTATCGCAGATCACGCGACAAACATCGCTGAAAATGTCTTTTATTTAGTCAAGGGAAGACATTACGATTTAAACGATTAA
- a CDS encoding aminodeoxychorismate lyase, with the protein MRKTTRAFAAGMLFATTILAIVHYTNDKQYHIISEQQYEQIIAERNELAEKLEKLKKETDKTTPPEKEKVYIYTLTIAKGEASRDVANRLEQSHIIDDAQSFLTYLDTHQLTRALRSGTYIVTSDMSYEQIAQKITK; encoded by the coding sequence ATGAGAAAGACAACGCGTGCATTTGCGGCTGGAATGTTGTTTGCCACAACGATACTTGCTATCGTTCATTACACGAACGACAAACAATATCATATCATCAGCGAACAGCAGTATGAACAAATCATTGCGGAACGAAATGAACTTGCTGAAAAACTCGAAAAGTTAAAAAAAGAAACGGATAAAACAACACCACCGGAAAAAGAAAAAGTGTACATTTATACGTTAACGATTGCCAAAGGGGAAGCAAGTCGCGACGTTGCTAACCGACTTGAACAATCGCACATTATTGATGATGCTCAATCGTTTTTAACATACCTCGATACCCATCAATTAACGCGTGCGCTACGCTCTGGGACGTACATTGTCACCAGCGACATGTCATATGAACAAATCGCCCAAAAAATTACAAAATAA
- a CDS encoding nucleoside-diphosphate-sugar pyrophosphorylase, which produces MKAVIMAGGRGTRLRPLTCHVPKPIVPIMNKPVMAYSIEWLKHHGITDIAVTVQYLSDEIIEYFGDGRRFGVRLHYFEETTPLGTAGSVKHAQSFLDDTFVVISADILTTMHLQQAIHFHFSKQALVTVLMHHEATPLSYGGIVTDRNGKVIHFVEKPKWNEVCSDLVNTGIYICDPAIFNYMPEHPPYDFSQHIFPHLIQQEYPIYGYEADGYWSDVGVIEQYHQTHVDLLNQRLVSSHYKEIAPDVWIGERVNIAQGVKLEGPILIGDDVCIDEHATIGPYTIVGARSVISKHASLKRSIVWDDVYIDVYSELRGAIVANDVYIGKKNEIFDYAVIGAKCKLKNKVKVQHAAKIWPNKTIAEKTKVKGSIVWGEQRPNVLFRQNGISMRAHVDAHPMFITQLASAYSSLHEKGSHILIGFDDHPFSTALGSLFAQCLHMYGMFTNVYEGGYLPAFRYIISHKQYRGGVFITVNEHDEVIIDIHDEQGSPIDRTTERAIEQRMEHEHHMSAMQMGEAMKQKENDEMYICALRQSISFSSSERWKVVVASSPLLKHIIERTLLLFAIEVVWTKERDDEHIRKLIEQEQAQFAIVFDDSGERFRMFDGQGVALTKEEMISLHVLTSLLFSETKKVAVPAWAPSALHTLAERLYGDIVYVKDTRRDFLLAHHEPFHFYFDGLYACVQLLHLLAIERCSLRTIVSSIPTIHLSCRDVPCPWDERAAVMRKLLEESYDKHIDFTDGMKVYHEDGAWTLILPKVDEPTLTIYSQATNAQKAKEYTKYYIKKIRQYQNV; this is translated from the coding sequence GTGAAAGCGGTCATTATGGCAGGGGGAAGAGGAACACGGTTACGTCCGTTAACTTGTCATGTTCCGAAGCCGATCGTACCAATTATGAATAAACCTGTGATGGCGTATAGTATTGAATGGTTAAAGCATCACGGAATTACGGATATTGCTGTAACCGTTCAATATTTAAGTGATGAAATTATTGAATATTTTGGTGATGGACGTCGATTCGGTGTACGTCTTCATTACTTTGAAGAGACGACGCCCCTTGGGACGGCAGGGAGCGTAAAACATGCTCAGTCTTTTTTAGACGATACGTTTGTTGTTATCAGTGCAGACATATTGACGACAATGCATTTACAGCAAGCAATCCATTTCCATTTTTCCAAACAAGCATTAGTTACCGTTCTTATGCACCACGAAGCGACTCCTCTTTCATACGGTGGAATTGTGACAGATCGAAACGGAAAAGTGATTCATTTTGTAGAAAAACCAAAATGGAATGAAGTGTGCAGCGATTTAGTCAATACAGGCATTTACATTTGCGATCCAGCGATTTTTAATTATATGCCTGAACATCCACCTTACGATTTTAGTCAACATATTTTTCCACATCTCATTCAACAAGAGTACCCAATATACGGATATGAGGCGGATGGATATTGGTCTGATGTTGGTGTCATTGAACAATATCATCAAACACATGTTGATTTACTCAATCAACGTCTCGTTTCTTCTCATTACAAAGAAATAGCTCCTGATGTATGGATCGGCGAACGAGTGAACATTGCACAAGGGGTAAAATTAGAAGGACCGATTCTTATTGGAGATGATGTATGTATTGATGAACACGCAACTATTGGTCCTTATACGATCGTTGGGGCGCGTTCAGTCATTAGTAAGCATGCATCGTTAAAACGGTCAATCGTTTGGGACGATGTGTATATTGACGTGTATAGCGAATTGCGCGGAGCAATCGTTGCGAATGATGTGTATATCGGTAAAAAAAATGAAATATTTGATTATGCGGTCATTGGGGCAAAATGCAAATTAAAAAATAAAGTGAAAGTGCAACATGCGGCTAAAATTTGGCCGAATAAAACAATTGCAGAAAAAACGAAAGTGAAAGGTTCAATTGTATGGGGTGAACAGCGCCCAAACGTATTGTTTCGCCAAAATGGGATCAGCATGCGCGCTCATGTTGATGCTCATCCGATGTTTATCACACAGTTGGCTTCAGCATATAGCAGTCTACATGAAAAAGGAAGTCACATATTAATTGGTTTTGACGATCATCCGTTTTCTACGGCACTTGGATCGTTGTTTGCTCAATGTTTGCATATGTACGGTATGTTCACGAATGTATATGAGGGGGGATATTTGCCTGCTTTTCGTTATATTATTTCTCATAAACAGTATCGCGGTGGTGTCTTTATAACAGTAAACGAACATGATGAAGTAATCATTGACATACACGATGAACAAGGCTCCCCCATTGATCGCACGACGGAACGCGCGATTGAACAACGAATGGAACATGAACATCATATGTCAGCGATGCAAATGGGTGAAGCAATGAAGCAAAAAGAGAACGATGAAATGTATATTTGCGCATTACGGCAATCGATTTCTTTTTCTTCATCGGAGCGATGGAAAGTTGTCGTCGCTAGTTCTCCTTTATTGAAGCATATCATTGAACGCACACTTCTGTTGTTCGCGATAGAAGTTGTTTGGACAAAAGAGCGTGATGATGAACACATTCGGAAACTAATCGAGCAAGAACAAGCCCAATTTGCTATCGTGTTTGACGATTCAGGAGAACGTTTTCGAATGTTTGACGGGCAAGGAGTTGCATTGACGAAAGAAGAAATGATTTCGTTGCATGTGCTCACATCTCTTTTATTTAGCGAAACGAAAAAAGTAGCCGTTCCTGCTTGGGCACCGTCTGCGTTACACACATTAGCAGAACGGCTATACGGAGATATTGTTTATGTAAAAGATACGAGACGAGATTTTTTGCTTGCACATCATGAGCCGTTTCATTTTTATTTCGATGGATTGTATGCATGTGTCCAACTATTGCATTTGTTAGCGATTGAACGTTGTTCGCTTCGTACCATCGTGTCGTCTATTCCAACTATTCATTTATCATGCCGTGATGTTCCTTGCCCATGGGATGAACGGGCGGCTGTTATGCGTAAATTGTTAGAAGAATCGTATGACAAGCATATAGATTTTACAGATGGGATGAAAGTGTATCATGAAGACGGAGCATGGACACTCATTTTACCGAAAGTGGATGAACCGACGTTAACGATTTATTCACAAGCAACAAATGCTCAAAAAGCTAAAGAATATACGAAATACTATATAAAGAAAATTCGGCAATATCAAAACGTATAA
- a CDS encoding 50S ribosomal protein L33, with protein MRVNITLACTECGERNYISTKNKRNNAERLELKKYCPRDKKATVHRETK; from the coding sequence ATGCGTGTAAATATTACGTTAGCATGCACAGAATGCGGCGAACGCAACTATATTTCAACAAAAAATAAGCGCAATAATGCAGAGCGTCTTGAATTGAAAAAATATTGCCCACGAGACAAAAAAGCAACAGTTCATCGTGAAACGAAGTAA
- a CDS encoding 5-formyltetrahydrofolate cyclo-ligase, with product MDKKQLRQQIKQRLLHMTKEERKKKENVIHDILFHQHLWQTAQVIGITISRQIEIDTTCIIERAWQEGKKVAIPKCDVTTKQMTFREIRSFQQTERTFFDLYEPIVEGTKEVQKHEIELLFVPGLVFTRLGYRLGYGGGYYDRYLMDFPNNTLSLAYDCQIVSTLPIEQHDIPVQMIITNEGIIVCENE from the coding sequence ATGGATAAGAAACAATTACGGCAGCAAATAAAACAACGTCTCTTACATATGACAAAAGAAGAACGCAAGAAAAAGGAGAACGTCATTCACGACATATTATTTCACCAACATCTTTGGCAAACGGCACAAGTGATCGGTATTACGATCTCACGACAAATCGAAATCGATACAACATGTATCATTGAACGAGCATGGCAAGAAGGGAAAAAAGTTGCCATTCCAAAATGCGATGTAACAACAAAACAAATGACGTTTCGCGAAATTCGTTCGTTTCAACAAACGGAGCGTACTTTTTTCGATTTATATGAACCAATTGTAGAAGGAACGAAGGAAGTCCAAAAACATGAAATCGAACTGCTATTTGTCCCCGGTCTTGTGTTCACTCGTTTAGGGTACCGCCTTGGATATGGTGGAGGGTATTATGATCGATATTTAATGGATTTCCCTAACAACACGTTGTCCCTCGCATACGATTGTCAAATCGTCTCTACGTTGCCGATTGAACAACACGATATTCCTGTCCAAATGATTATTACAAACGAAGGAATTATCGTTTGTGAAAACGAATAA
- a CDS encoding L-lactate dehydrogenase, which translates to MSNKVNRVVLVGTGFVGSSYAFALLNQGVTEELVLIDINKEKSEGDAMDLNHGMPFAPSPTKIWFGNYEDCKDADLVVLTAGANQKPGETRLDLVEKNTKIFKNIIDQVMASGFNGIFLVATNPVDILTYATWKFSGLPKERVIGSGTILDTARFRYLLGEYFDVDTRNVHAYIIGEHGDTELPVWSHAFIGCRPIADMMKEKPQYKQEDLDNIFVNVRDAAYQIIERKGATYYGIAMGLVRLTKAILQNENSVLTVSAYLEGQYGQNDMYIGVPAIVNRNGIREVVELQLNEEEKEKFTHSATVLKDVMKRVGLQ; encoded by the coding sequence ATGTCAAATAAAGTGAATCGTGTTGTTTTAGTTGGAACAGGTTTTGTCGGTTCGAGTTATGCGTTTGCGCTTTTAAATCAAGGGGTGACAGAAGAGCTCGTTTTGATTGATATTAATAAAGAAAAATCAGAAGGAGATGCGATGGACTTAAATCACGGCATGCCGTTTGCGCCGTCTCCAACAAAAATTTGGTTTGGTAATTATGAAGATTGCAAAGATGCCGATCTCGTTGTGTTAACTGCGGGAGCGAATCAAAAACCAGGAGAAACACGACTAGATTTGGTTGAGAAAAACACGAAAATTTTCAAAAATATTATCGATCAAGTGATGGCAAGCGGATTTAACGGTATTTTTCTCGTCGCCACAAACCCGGTTGACATTTTAACATACGCTACATGGAAGTTTTCAGGTTTACCGAAAGAGCGCGTGATCGGTTCAGGAACGATTTTAGACACAGCTCGCTTCCGCTACTTGTTAGGTGAATATTTCGATGTGGATACGCGCAACGTACATGCTTATATTATTGGGGAACATGGTGATACGGAGTTGCCTGTTTGGAGCCATGCATTCATCGGTTGCCGCCCAATTGCCGATATGATGAAAGAAAAGCCACAATATAAACAAGAAGATTTAGATAACATTTTTGTGAATGTACGCGATGCAGCGTATCAAATTATTGAGCGAAAAGGTGCAACATATTACGGTATTGCCATGGGACTTGTTCGTTTAACAAAAGCGATTTTACAAAATGAAAACAGCGTTCTTACTGTTTCAGCTTACTTAGAAGGCCAATATGGTCAAAATGATATGTACATTGGCGTACCAGCGATCGTAAATCGCAACGGTATTCGTGAAGTTGTTGAACTACAATTGAACGAGGAGGAAAAAGAAAAATTTACTCATTCTGCAACTGTATTAAAAGATGTAATGAAACGCGTTGGATTGCAATAG